One window of the Streptomyces asoensis genome contains the following:
- a CDS encoding SDR family NAD(P)-dependent oxidoreductase, with protein sequence MRDYLKRALADLSQARKRLREVESEKTDPIAIVSMGCRLPGGVSSPADLWELVAGGTDGISAFPTDRGWEVNGLFDPDPERPGKSYVKEGGFVTDAAEFDAGFFGISPREALAMDPQQRLLLETSWEVFERAGIDPTSLRGRNVGVFAGTKPQDYIPSLEGGESSTEGYALTGSAGAVTSGRVSYTFGFEGPAVSIDTACSSALVAIHLAAQALRSGECSLALAGGVSVMATPGAFVAFSRQRGLASDARCKAFAEGADGTSWAEGVGLLLLERLSDARRNGHEVLALVRGSAVNQDGASNGLTAPNGPSQRRVIRQALTNSGLLATDVDAVEAHGTGTSLGDPIEAQALIATYGQGRPADRPLWLGSVKSNIGHTQATAGVAGVIKMVQAMRHGVLPKTLHVDAPSSEVDWSAGAVELLTESREWPAVADRPRRAGVSAFGISGTNAHVILEAVEPAGPVERAVVPGGVVRDGVVPLVVSGRSPEAVRAQAVRLAEFLDRERELSLTDAAYSLATARARFDHRAVVVAGSVEEARVGLASVRSETVVAGRLGVLFTGQGAQRAGMGRELYEVFPVFADAFDEVCAAVDKSLGRSLKDLVFGDEAALLDETRYAQPALFAVEVALFRLVRSWGVRPHYVAGHSIGEVTAAYVAGVWSLEDAAALVVARGRLMQALPSGGVMFAVEAAEGEVTPLLGDGVSVAAINGATSLVLSGAEDAVAAVVARFEGRRIKRLRVSHAFHSSLMDPMLEEFRRVVAGLTYHEPAVPVVSNLTGEVADAGRLCSPEYWVEHVRGTVRFHDGVQTLREQKVSTFVELGPDGVLSGMVAQDCVPSLRRGMPEDRALLVTLGQLHSRGVDVDWEKVFAGTGARRVDLPTYAFQRQRYWLNPSVSGGDPALATGHPLLDIVVGVPETGGVVATGRLSLAAQPWLADHAVSGRVLLPGAALVELAIRAGDEVGADVLRELVIEAPLVVPDEGAVRVQVSVGEDSGSGVRSVAVYSRADDADADSAWVRHASGQLGGNVPAAGAGLGVWPPEGAVAVDVSHLYAELGARGYGYGPVFQGLRAVWRRKDEVFAEVALPSSEVDSVGGFGLHPALLDAALHAGAFSGARESDGDGLFLPFAWSGVSLHASGASSLRVRLTSTGAESLSLDLADGAGVPVASVESLVLRAVTEEQLRVSGGGGGDALFRVEWSRLPVRDDADATADAEVLEVPSAALDAGAVCAVTAGVLSAVQSFLVSSGSGRLVVVTRGAVDVAAGGGSGVVDPVAAAVWGLVRSAQAENPGRMVLLDVGVGEPVPAGKVLAGVVALGEPQVAVRSGGVFVPRLVRAVVPGFVEPVFRSGGTVLVTGGTGTLGAVVARHLVAVHGVRSLVLTSRRGLEAPGAQMLKAELEQAGAVVRVAACDVADRDALAGLLAGVPVDAPLSGVVHTAGVLDDGVIAGLTAERLAGVFRPKVDAVLTLHEATQGMDLDAFVLYSSAAGVLGGPGQGNYSAANAFLDAFAQWRRGQGLPAVSLAWGLWGASSAMTGSLGESDQARMSRGGIRPLSVDEGMALFDAGLGADEPALVPVKFDFAVLTEQAATDRMPFMLRGLIRRPRRTAVADTGSTIGDSLTGSLAALTVDEQKRHLVELVSGEVAVVLGHAGAGSIGAGQAFNDLGFDSLTAVELRNRLNAVTGLRLPATLIFDYPSPGVLAEFLRVELVGEEAVAESVAGRGLSAVSVSEDPIAIVAMGCRLPGGVASPEDLWRLVAEGRDGISAFPEDRGWDVARLFDPDPDAVGRSTVRHGGFLHDAGEFDPAFFGVSPREALAMDPQQRLLLETSWEVLERAGIDPTSLKGSRTGVFAGAMYHDYSEAVAAGSLASGRISYALGLEGPSVTVDTACSSSLVAMHSAMQSLRNGECSLALAGGVAVMSTPIAFVQFSRQRGLAADGRCKSFAAGADGTSWAEGVGLVLLERLSDARRNGHEVLALVRGSAVNQDGASNGLTAPNGPSQQRVIRQALANAGLSAADVDAVEAHGTGTSLGDPIEAQALIATYGQERPGVDRPLWLGSLKSNIGHAQAAAGVAGVIKMVQAMRHGVLPKTLHVDEPSPKVDWSAGAVELLTEPQQWQAAHGRPRRAAVSSFGISGTNAHLILEAVEKDAPEPTATRGLVPLVLSGRTAEAVSAQARRLAGHLELHRELSLTDAAYSLATTRARFDHRAVVVAGSVEEAREGLASVRPETVVAGRLGVLFTGQGAQRAGMGRELYEVFPVFADAFDEVCAAVDKSLGRSLKDLVFGDEAALLDETGYAQPALFAVEVALFRLVESWGVRPHYVAGHSIGEVTAAYVAGVWSLEDAAALVVARGRLMQALPSGGVMFAVEAAEGEVTPLLGDGVSVAAINGATSLVLSGAEDAVAAVVARFEGRRIKRLRVSHAFHSSLMDPMLEEFRRVVAGLTYHEPAVPVVSNLTGEVADAGRLCSPEYWVEHVRGTVRFHDGVQTLRSQKVSTFVELGPDGVLSGMVAQDCVPSLRRDMPEDRALLVTLGQLHSRGVDVDWEKVFAGTGARRVDLPTYAFQRQRYWLNSNVSVGDPAFAVEHALLDSVISVPDTGGVVATGRLSLAAQPWLADHAVSGTVLLPGAALVELAVRAGDEVGARSLRELIIEAPLVIPDRGAVRIQVSVGEDSGSGVRSVAVYSRADDADADSAWVRHASGQLGGNVPAAGAGLGVWPPEGAVAVDVSHLYEGLADRGYGYGPAFQGLRAVWRRDDEVFAEVALPSGEVDAAAGFGLHPALLDAALHAGAFAEPHGSDDEGEGVRLPFAWSGVSLHASGASSLRVRLTSTGAESLSLDLADGAGVPVASVESLVVRGVTEEQLRVSGGGGGDALFRVEWSRLPVRDDADATADAEVLEVPSAALDAGAVCAVTAGVLSAVQSFLVSSGSGRLVVVTRGAVDVAAGGGSGVVDPVAAAVWGLVRSAQAENPGRMVLLDVGVGEPVPAGKVLAGVVALGEPQVAVRSGGVFVPRLSRVVSPSSAEPVFRSGGTVLVTGGTGTLGAVVARHLVAVHGVRSLVLTSRRGLEAPGAQMLKAELEQAGAVVRVAACDVADRDALAGLLNDMLADAPLSGVVHTAGVLDDGVIAGLTAERLAGVFRPKVDAVLTLHEATQGMDLDAFVLYSSAAGVLGGPGQGNYSAANAFLDAFAQWRRGQGLPAVSLAWGLWGDTGGMAGALDETDQARMRRSGVRPLSVDEGMALFDAGLGADEPALVPVKFDLTALAAQVGVGQLATMLQGLVRRPRRTAAAGGPVPADTLSDRLAGLPEEEQTERLLDLVRDEVAVVLGHADAGNIIPGQAFSELGFDSLTAVELRNRLAGVTGIPLPATLIFDYPSPAAITELLRAELVPDAATGTVQLADVDEAGLRKALASVPLARLEELGVLGQLLRLVAAPGAADSGAATSASSETRQNAAHMIADMDVADLIERAMGNTTN encoded by the coding sequence CTGCGTGACTACCTCAAGCGAGCCCTCGCCGATCTCAGCCAGGCGCGCAAGCGGCTGCGCGAGGTCGAATCCGAGAAGACGGACCCGATCGCGATCGTCTCCATGGGCTGCCGCCTCCCCGGCGGCGTGTCCTCACCCGCGGACCTGTGGGAACTGGTCGCAGGCGGAACCGACGGCATCTCGGCGTTCCCGACGGACCGCGGCTGGGAGGTGAACGGGTTGTTCGACCCCGACCCCGAGCGCCCCGGAAAGTCGTACGTCAAGGAGGGCGGCTTCGTCACCGACGCCGCTGAGTTCGACGCCGGCTTCTTCGGAATCAGCCCGCGTGAGGCGTTGGCGATGGATCCGCAGCAGCGGCTGCTGCTGGAGACCTCGTGGGAGGTCTTCGAGCGGGCGGGCATCGACCCGACCTCGCTGCGGGGCCGCAACGTGGGTGTCTTCGCCGGGACCAAGCCTCAGGACTACATCCCGAGCCTCGAGGGCGGGGAGTCCAGCACCGAGGGGTACGCCCTGACCGGCAGCGCCGGTGCGGTCACCTCCGGCCGTGTCTCGTACACGTTCGGCTTCGAGGGCCCCGCCGTCTCCATCGACACCGCCTGTTCCTCCGCGCTGGTCGCCATCCACCTGGCAGCGCAGGCGCTGCGCAGCGGCGAGTGCTCACTCGCGCTCGCCGGCGGTGTGTCCGTCATGGCCACGCCGGGCGCGTTCGTGGCCTTCTCGAGGCAGCGAGGCCTGGCATCCGACGCGCGCTGCAAGGCGTTCGCAGAGGGTGCGGACGGTACGTCGTGGGCGGAGGGTGTGGGTCTGCTGCTGTTGGAGCGTCTGTCGGACGCGCGGCGTAACGGTCATGAGGTGCTGGCTCTGGTGCGGGGCAGTGCGGTGAACCAGGACGGCGCGTCCAATGGTCTCACCGCACCCAACGGTCCCTCGCAGCGACGTGTCATCCGCCAGGCACTGACCAACTCCGGGTTGCTCGCCACGGACGTCGATGCGGTGGAGGCGCACGGTACGGGTACGTCGTTGGGTGATCCGATCGAGGCGCAGGCCCTGATCGCGACCTACGGGCAAGGGCGCCCGGCGGACCGGCCGTTGTGGCTCGGCTCGGTGAAGTCGAACATCGGTCACACCCAGGCGACCGCGGGTGTGGCGGGTGTGATCAAGATGGTGCAGGCGATGCGGCATGGTGTGCTGCCGAAGACGTTGCATGTGGATGCTCCGTCGTCGGAGGTGGACTGGTCGGCGGGTGCGGTGGAGTTGCTGACGGAGTCGCGGGAGTGGCCGGCAGTAGCGGACCGTCCTAGGCGCGCTGGTGTGTCGGCGTTCGGTATCAGTGGGACGAATGCGCATGTGATTTTGGAGGCTGTTGAGCCTGCGGGTCCGGTGGAGCGTGCGGTGGTGCCGGGTGGTGTGGTGCGTGATGGTGTGGTGCCGTTGGTGGTGTCGGGCAGGTCGCCGGAGGCGGTGCGTGCTCAGGCGGTGCGGCTGGCTGAGTTCCTTGACCGGGAGCGTGAACTGAGCCTTACGGACGCCGCGTATTCGCTGGCGACGGCGCGTGCTCGTTTCGATCATCGTGCGGTGGTGGTGGCGGGTTCGGTGGAGGAGGCGCGGGTGGGGCTCGCGTCGGTACGGTCGGAAACAGTGGTTGCGGGTCGTCTGGGTGTGTTGTTCACGGGTCAGGGTGCGCAGCGGGCCGGGATGGGACGTGAACTGTATGAAGTGTTCCCGGTGTTCGCGGATGCCTTTGACGAGGTGTGCGCGGCAGTGGACAAGAGTCTGGGCCGTTCGCTGAAGGATCTGGTCTTCGGTGATGAGGCGGCGCTTTTGGACGAGACGCGGTATGCGCAGCCGGCTCTGTTCGCCGTCGAGGTGGCGCTCTTTCGCCTTGTACGGTCCTGGGGTGTGCGTCCCCACTATGTGGCGGGTCATTCGATTGGTGAGGTGACGGCTGCGTATGTGGCGGGTGTGTGGTCGTTGGAGGATGCGGCGGCTTTGGTGGTGGCGCGGGGCAGGTTGATGCAGGCGTTGCCGTCGGGTGGGGTGATGTTCGCGGTCGAGGCGGCGGAGGGCGAGGTCACGCCCCTGCTTGGTGACGGTGTGAGTGTCGCTGCGATCAACGGTGCGACGTCGTTGGTGCTGTCGGGTGCGGAGGATGCGGTAGCGGCGGTGGTGGCCCGGTTCGAGGGCCGTCGAATCAAGCGGTTGCGTGTTTCGCATGCTTTTCATTCGTCGTTGATGGATCCGATGCTGGAGGAGTTCCGTCGGGTTGTGGCGGGGCTGACGTATCACGAGCCTGCGGTGCCGGTGGTGTCGAATCTGACGGGTGAGGTGGCGGACGCGGGTCGGTTGTGTTCGCCGGAGTACTGGGTGGAGCATGTGCGTGGCACGGTCCGTTTCCACGACGGTGTGCAGACGTTACGGGAGCAGAAGGTCTCCACGTTTGTGGAGTTGGGTCCTGATGGTGTGCTGTCGGGGATGGTGGCGCAGGACTGTGTCCCGTCGCTGCGGCGGGGCATGCCGGAGGACCGTGCGCTGCTCGTCACCCTCGGGCAGTTGCACTCGCGTGGTGTCGATGTCGACTGGGAGAAGGTGTTCGCCGGTACCGGTGCCCGCCGTGTGGACCTGCCCACGTACGCCTTCCAGCGCCAGCGCTACTGGCTGAACCCGTCGGTGTCCGGCGGGGATCCAGCCCTGGCCACCGGACATCCGCTGCTCGACATCGTGGTGGGTGTGCCCGAGACGGGTGGAGTTGTCGCCACTGGCCGGCTGTCGCTGGCAGCACAGCCATGGTTGGCGGACCACGCCGTGTCCGGCAGGGTCCTGCTGCCGGGTGCTGCTCTGGTGGAGTTGGCAATTCGTGCGGGCGACGAGGTTGGTGCGGATGTGCTGCGGGAGCTGGTGATCGAGGCTCCGCTGGTGGTTCCCGATGAGGGCGCGGTACGGGTGCAGGTCTCGGTCGGTGAGGACAGCGGCAGCGGAGTCCGGTCGGTCGCGGTGTACTCGCGGGCTGATGACGCCGATGCGGATTCCGCCTGGGTACGTCATGCGAGTGGGCAGCTGGGCGGGAATGTGCCCGCGGCCGGTGCGGGGTTGGGTGTGTGGCCGCCGGAGGGTGCGGTGGCCGTGGATGTGTCGCACCTGTACGCAGAGCTGGGCGCCCGCGGTTACGGCTATGGGCCGGTTTTTCAGGGGCTGCGTGCGGTGTGGCGGCGTAAGGACGAGGTGTTCGCGGAAGTCGCGTTGCCGTCGAGTGAGGTGGACTCGGTCGGCGGGTTCGGTCTGCACCCGGCGCTTCTGGATGCCGCGCTGCACGCCGGGGCTTTCTCCGGTGCGCGCGAGTCCGACGGGGACGGCCTGTTCCTGCCGTTCGCGTGGAGTGGTGTGTCCCTGCACGCTTCGGGTGCGTCGTCGTTGCGGGTCCGGCTGACGTCCACGGGGGCGGAGTCGCTGTCGCTCGACTTGGCCGATGGTGCGGGTGTTCCGGTTGCGTCGGTGGAGTCGCTCGTGCTGCGGGCGGTCACTGAGGAGCAGTTGCGGGTGTCGGGTGGCGGTGGTGGTGATGCGCTGTTCCGGGTGGAGTGGTCTCGTCTGCCGGTGCGTGATGATGCGGATGCCACGGCCGATGCGGAGGTCTTGGAGGTGCCGTCGGCTGCGCTGGATGCCGGGGCTGTCTGTGCGGTGACTGCTGGTGTTCTGTCTGCTGTGCAGTCGTTTCTTGTGTCGTCGGGTTCGGGGCGTTTGGTGGTGGTGACGCGGGGCGCGGTGGATGTTGCTGCGGGGGGCGGGTCTGGTGTGGTGGATCCGGTGGCGGCTGCGGTGTGGGGTCTGGTGCGTTCGGCGCAGGCGGAGAATCCCGGCCGGATGGTTCTGCTGGATGTGGGGGTGGGTGAACCGGTGCCTGCCGGCAAGGTGTTGGCGGGTGTGGTGGCTTTGGGTGAGCCGCAGGTTGCGGTGCGTTCGGGCGGGGTGTTCGTGCCGCGGCTGGTGCGGGCAGTCGTGCCGGGGTTTGTTGAGCCGGTGTTCCGTTCGGGTGGCACGGTGTTGGTGACGGGTGGGACGGGCACGCTGGGTGCTGTGGTGGCGCGGCATCTGGTTGCTGTGCATGGTGTGCGCAGTTTGGTGCTGACCAGTCGGCGGGGTCTGGAGGCGCCCGGGGCGCAGATGTTGAAGGCGGAGCTGGAGCAGGCCGGTGCCGTGGTGCGGGTGGCGGCGTGTGATGTGGCTGATCGTGATGCGCTGGCCGGGTTGCTGGCTGGTGTTCCTGTTGATGCTCCGTTGTCGGGTGTGGTGCATACCGCTGGTGTGCTGGATGACGGTGTGATCGCGGGGTTGACGGCGGAGCGTTTGGCGGGGGTGTTCCGTCCGAAGGTCGATGCGGTATTGACGCTGCATGAGGCGACCCAGGGCATGGACCTGGACGCGTTCGTCTTGTATTCCTCGGCCGCCGGTGTGCTGGGTGGTCCGGGGCAGGGCAACTACTCGGCTGCGAACGCGTTCCTGGATGCTTTCGCGCAGTGGCGCCGCGGGCAGGGTCTGCCTGCCGTGTCGCTGGCGTGGGGCCTGTGGGGTGCGTCGAGTGCGATGACGGGTTCGCTCGGGGAGTCCGACCAGGCCCGTATGAGCCGTGGTGGTATTCGTCCGTTGTCCGTCGATGAGGGCATGGCGCTCTTCGACGCCGGTCTCGGTGCCGACGAACCAGCGCTGGTACCCGTCAAGTTCGACTTCGCCGTCCTCACCGAGCAGGCGGCAACCGACCGGATGCCCTTCATGCTGCGGGGCCTGATCCGCAGGCCACGCCGAACCGCGGTCGCCGATACCGGCAGCACCATCGGCGACTCCTTGACCGGTTCTTTGGCGGCGCTCACGGTCGACGAGCAGAAGCGTCACCTTGTGGAGTTGGTGTCGGGTGAGGTTGCGGTGGTGTTGGGGCATGCGGGTGCGGGGAGTATCGGGGCCGGGCAGGCGTTCAACGATCTTGGTTTTGATTCGTTGACGGCGGTGGAGTTGCGGAACCGTTTGAATGCGGTGACGGGTCTGCGGTTGCCGGCGACGTTGATTTTTGATTATCCGTCGCCGGGTGTGCTGGCTGAGTTTTTGCGTGTGGAGTTGGTGGGCGAGGAGGCGGTGGCCGAGTCGGTGGCGGGCCGGGGGCTGTCTGCTGTTTCGGTGTCGGAGGATCCGATCGCGATTGTGGCGATGGGGTGCCGGCTGCCCGGTGGTGTGGCTTCGCCGGAGGATCTGTGGCGTCTGGTGGCCGAGGGGCGTGATGGTATCTCGGCGTTCCCGGAGGACCGGGGCTGGGATGTGGCGCGGTTGTTCGATCCTGATCCGGACGCGGTGGGTAGGTCGACGGTTCGCCATGGTGGGTTCTTGCATGATGCGGGGGAGTTCGATCCGGCGTTCTTCGGGGTCAGTCCGCGTGAGGCGTTGGCGATGGATCCGCAGCAGCGGTTGCTGCTGGAGACGTCGTGGGAGGTGCTGGAGCGGGCCGGTATTGATCCGACGTCGCTGAAGGGCAGCCGGACGGGCGTCTTCGCCGGCGCCATGTACCACGACTACAGCGAGGCGGTGGCCGCGGGCAGTCTGGCCTCCGGCCGTATCTCGTACGCTCTCGGGCTCGAGGGCCCTTCCGTGACGGTGGACACGGCGTGTTCGTCGTCGCTGGTGGCGATGCACTCCGCGATGCAGTCCCTGCGGAATGGTGAGTGCTCGCTCGCCCTGGCCGGAGGCGTGGCGGTGATGTCCACACCGATCGCGTTCGTGCAGTTCTCGCGGCAGCGGGGCCTTGCTGCGGATGGGCGGTGCAAGTCGTTCGCGGCGGGTGCGGACGGCACGTCATGGGCTGAGGGTGTGGGCCTGGTGCTGCTGGAGCGTCTGTCGGACGCCCGCCGTAACGGTCATGAGGTGCTGGCTCTGGTGCGGGGCAGTGCGGTGAACCAGGACGGTGCGTCGAACGGTCTGACCGCTCCGAACGGTCCGTCCCAGCAGCGTGTGATCCGACAGGCGTTGGCGAACGCCGGCCTGTCGGCGGCCGACGTGGATGCGGTGGAGGCGCACGGTACGGGTACGTCGCTGGGTGATCCGATCGAGGCGCAGGCGTTGATCGCGACGTACGGTCAGGAGCGGCCCGGGGTGGACCGGCCGTTGTGGCTGGGGTCGTTGAAGTCGAACATCGGTCATGCGCAGGCCGCTGCGGGTGTGGCGGGTGTGATCAAGATGGTGCAGGCGATGCGGCATGGTGTGCTGCCGAAGACGCTGCACGTGGACGAGCCGTCGCCGAAGGTGGACTGGTCGGCGGGTGCGGTGGAATTGCTGACGGAGCCGCAGCAGTGGCAGGCGGCTCACGGCCGCCCCCGCCGGGCCGCTGTCTCCTCCTTCGGTATCAGCGGCACCAATGCCCATCTCATCCTGGAAGCCGTCGAGAAGGACGCTCCCGAACCGACCGCGACGCGCGGGCTCGTACCCCTCGTCCTGTCGGGCAGAACGGCTGAGGCCGTGAGCGCGCAGGCCCGGCGTCTGGCCGGCCACCTGGAACTGCACCGTGAACTGAGCCTCACGGACGCCGCGTATTCGCTGGCGACGACGCGTGCTCGTTTCGATCATCGTGCGGTGGTGGTGGCGGGTTCGGTGGAGGAGGCGCGGGAGGGGCTCGCGTCGGTACGGCCGGAAACAGTGGTTGCGGGTCGTCTGGGTGTGTTGTTCACGGGCCAGGGTGCGCAGCGGGCCGGGATGGGACGTGAACTGTATGAAGTGTTCCCGGTGTTCGCGGATGCCTTTGACGAGGTGTGCGCGGCAGTGGACAAGAGTCTGGGCCGTTCGCTGAAGGATCTGGTCTTTGGTGATGAGGCGGCGCTGTTGGACGAGACGGGGTATGCGCAGCCGGCGCTGTTCGCGGTTGAGGTGGCGTTGTTCCGGCTGGTGGAGTCGTGGGGTGTGCGTCCCCATTATGTGGCGGGTCATTCGATTGGTGAGGTGACGGCTGCGTATGTGGCGGGTGTGTGGTCGTTGGAGGATGCGGCGGCTTTGGTGGTGGCGCGGGGCAGGTTGATGCAGGCGTTGCCGTCGGGTGGGGTGATGTTCGCGGTCGAGGCGGCGGAGGGCGAGGTCACGCCCCTGCTTGGTGACGGTGTGAGTGTCGCTGCGATCAATGGTGCGACGTCGTTGGTGCTGTCGGGTGCGGAGGATGCGGTTGCGGCGGTGGTGGCGCGTTTCGAGGGCCGTCGAATCAAGCGGTTGCGGGTCTCGCATGCTTTTCATTCGTCGTTGATGGATCCGATGCTGGAGGAGTTCCGTCGGGTTGTGGCGGGGCTGACGTATCACGAGCCTGCGGTGCCGGTGGTGTCGAATCTGACGGGTGAGGTGGCGGACGCGGGTCGGTTGTGTTCGCCGGAGTACTGGGTGGAGCATGTGCGTGGCACGGTCCGTTTCCACGACGGTGTCCAGACGCTACGCAGCCAGAAGGTCTCCACGTTTGTGGAGTTGGGTCCTGATGGTGTGCTGTCGGGGATGGTGGCGCAGGACTGTGTCCCGTCGCTGCGGCGGGACATGCCGGAGGACCGTGCGCTGCTCGTCACCCTCGGGCAGTTGCACTCGCGTGGTGTCGATGTCGACTGGGAGAAGGTGTTCGCCGGTACCGGTGCCCGGCGTGTGGACCTGCCCACGTACGCCTTCCAGCGCCAGCGCTACTGGCTGAACTCGAACGTGTCGGTCGGTGATCCCGCGTTCGCGGTGGAGCATGCGCTGCTCGACTCGGTGATCAGTGTTCCCGACACCGGTGGTGTGGTTGCCACCGGCCGGTTGTCGCTGGCCGCGCAGCCGTGGCTGGCGGACCACGCCGTGTCCGGCACGGTCCTGCTGCCGGGTGCTGCTCTTGTGGAACTCGCTGTCCGTGCCGGGGACGAGGTGGGTGCTCGGTCCCTGCGTGAGTTGATTATCGAAGCCCCGCTGGTGATCCCCGACAGGGGCGCGGTGCGTATCCAGGTCTCGGTCGGTGAGGACAGCGGCAGCGGAGTCCGGTCGGTCGCGGTGTACTCGCGGGCTGATGACGCCGATGCGGATTCCGCCTGGGTACGTCATGCGAGTGGGCAGCTGGGCGGGAATGTGCCCGCGGCCGGTGCGGGGTTGGGTGTGTGGCCGCCGGAGGGTGCGGTGGCCGTGGATGTGTCGCACCTGTATGAGGGGTTGGCCGACCGTGGATATGGCTATGGGCCGGCGTTCCAGGGATTGCGTGCGGTGTGGCGCCGGGACGACGAGGTGTTCGCCGAGGTCGCGTTGCCGTCGGGAGAAGTGGACGCGGCTGCCGGGTTCGGTCTGCACCCGGCGCTGTTGGACGCCGCGCTGCATGCTGGAGCCTTCGCGGAGCCGCATGGTTCAGATGACGAGGGCGAAGGCGTACGACTGCCGTTCGCGTGGAGTGGTGTGTCCCTGCACGCTTCGGGTGCGTCGTCGTTGCGGGTCCGGCTGACGTCCACGGGGGCGGAGTCGCTGTCGCTCGACTTGGCCGATGGTGCGGGTGTTCCGGTTGCGTCGGTGGAGTCGCTCGTGGTGCGGGGGGTCACTGAGGAGCAGTTGCGGGTGTCGGGTGGCGGTGGTGGTGATGCGCTGTTCCGGGTGGAGTGGTCTCGTCTGCCGGTGCGTGATGATGCGGATGCCACGGCCGATGCGGAGGTCTTGGAGGTGCCGTCGGCTGCGCTGGATGCCGGGGCTGTCTGTGCGGTGACTGCTGGTGTTCTGTCTGCTGTGCAGTCGTTTCTTGTGTCGTCGGGTTCGGGGCGTTTGGTGGTGGTGACGCGGGGCGCGGTGGATGTTGCTGCGGGGGGCGGGTCTGGTGTGGTGGATCCGGTGGCGGCTGCGGTGTGGGGTCTGGTGCGTTCGGCGCAGGCGGAGAATCCCGGCCGGATGGTTCTGCTGGATGTGGGGGTGGGTGAACCGGTGCCTGCCGGCAAGGTGTTGGCGGGTGTGGTGGCTTTGGGTGAGCCGCAGGTTGCGGTGCGTTCGGGCGGGGTGTTCGTGCCGCGGTTGTCACGCGTCGTGTCCCCGTCGTCGGCTGAGCCGGTGTTCCGTTCGGGTGGCACGGTGTTGGTGACGGGTGGGACGGGCACGCTGGGTGCTGTGGTGGCGCGGCATCTGGTTGCTGTGCATGGTGTGCGCAGTTTGGTGCTGACCAGTCGGCGGGGTCTGGAGGCGCCCGGGGCGCAGATGTTGAAGGCGGAGCTGGAGCAGGCCGGTGCCGTGGTGCGGGTGGCGGCGTGTGATGTGGCTGATCGTGATGCGCTGGCCGGGCTGTTGAATGACATGCTTGCCGATGCTCCGTTGTCGGGTGTGGTGCATACCGCTGGTGTGCTGGATGACGGTGTGATCGCGGGGTTGACGGCGGAGCGTTTGGCGGGGGTGTTCCGTCCGAAGGTCGATGCGGTATTGACGCTGCATGAGGCGACCCAGGGCATGGACCTGGACGCGTTCGTCTTGTATTCCTCGGCCGCCGGTGTGCTGGGTGGTCCGGGGCAGGGCAACTACTCGGCTGCGAACGCGTTCCTGGATGCTTTCGCGCAGTGGCGCCGCGGGCAGGGTCTGCCCGCCGTGTCACTGGCGTGGGGCCTGTGGGGCGACACAGGCGGCATGGCGGGTGCCCTCGACGAGACGGACCAGGCACGCATGCGGCGCAGCGGTGTCAGGCCGTTGTCCGTCGATGAGGGCATGGCGCTCTTCGACGCCGGTCTCGGTGCCGACGAACCAGCGCTGGTACCGGTCAAGTTCGACCTCACGGCGCTGGCCGCACAAGTGGGGGTCGGCCAACTGGCGACCATGTTGCAGGGATTGGTGCGCCGACCCCGGCGTACCGCCGCTGCTGGCGGACCTGTCCCCGCCGACACCCTCTCGGACCGGCTGGCAGGGCTCCCGGAGGAGGAGCAGACGGAGAGGCTGCTGGACCTGGTCCGCGACGAAGTCGCCGTCGTGCTCGGGCACGCCGACGCCGGAAACATCATCCCGGGGCAGGCGTTCAGCGAGTTGGGCTTCGACTCGCTCACCGCGGTCGAGCTGCGCAACCGGCTGGCGGGGGTGACGGGCATCCCGCTGCCGGCCACGCTGATCTTCGACTACCCGTCACCCGCCGCGATCACCGAGCTCCTGCGTGCGGAGCTGGTCCCCGACGCCGCGACGGGAACGGTGCAACTCGCCGACGTGGACGAGGCCGGACTGCGCAAGGCCCTCGCCTCTGTACCCCTCGCACGGCTCGAGGAACTGGGTGTGCTGGGGCAGTTGCTGCGTCTCGTGGCCGCCCCCGGTGCCGCGGACTCCGGCGCGGCCACTTCCGCCTCCTCGGAGACACGGCAGAACGCCGCGCACATGATCGCCGACATGGACGTCGCCGACCTCATCGAACGCGCGATGGGCAACACCACCAACTGA